The proteins below come from a single Chryseobacterium bernardetii genomic window:
- a CDS encoding T9SS type A sorting domain-containing protein translates to MKKLLNLLSIHSICLFFSCLAYGQLTTVKIDKNTSYQKIKGFGGFVCSPQFAYNHMSTSEIQALWGASSEGGYNIMRLYIPENSSNWSSVLATAQLAKSMGLTIFASPWTMPAAWKTNNHVNAVYTDANGVQQVGYLKPENYQDYALYLNSFVTYLQNNGVDLDYISIQNEPDEMAQYQGCIWTPAQITNFIKNYGQLINCKVIAPESVGFTDNFASALLDPAAMANFEVYGGHQYGLMQSTYKQFQNYNKEIWQTEYLINWNSSSTQPARDFSWNTDAFTFAGSVNNALLGNVNAWIHYSAKRYYGLMGDGTYGTPAGVMTKRGYILSHYAKYTTGKTRIEAKWDDKTGVLQGSSYISQDGNQVVLMVINPSQNTYSLKVDLPFYTTSGTKVLTNTQSNMVPTPISLSTATFRPTADISPSSVMTFVFNKSGDRPASLMTGGDIHYNKIETQTATSTSFGTGFNISNTTVTFSNPSPLISNNMTAANGYLQLNDRYNKLILHVNSYTTAGQSYSDNTTLYYINSQGVTKSYNYGKINFPQGGNFDITLDISRQVLTDGCKGILGLRNSNYSSVLTINLGDVYFNVGNEIASKFGGTYSASDSYLMDALENGYYTSVDFRNAAGVTSSNNWQPMSANSNSIYYVNSNVNSSANNVISGTACSNLVLSGQGMDFQVPFNFTANTASYSRTFNGYDVLILPFQANIPSGVTAYMMSPNASNISCTAITNGIIPANTPVIINATGNITFNGSGNVSTPKAITVNQMNGVYQSIKVPANAYVLKTENGVTGFYKVTAGSEPAIGSFKAYLTEENTYSANVLPLNFGSLSTRNISADTKKEGVKIYPNPVKADLFIDSDLSEAAATIFDGRGSVIRAGLKINSGKNQINVGDFPVGIYFIEVTQKNNTILKQKFIKE, encoded by the coding sequence ATGAAAAAACTTTTAAATCTTCTCAGTATTCATTCTATATGTTTGTTTTTCAGCTGTCTGGCGTATGGGCAGCTTACTACTGTAAAAATTGATAAGAACACATCTTATCAGAAAATAAAAGGGTTCGGAGGATTTGTCTGCAGTCCTCAGTTTGCGTATAACCATATGTCTACCTCAGAAATTCAGGCGCTTTGGGGAGCTTCCAGTGAAGGTGGATATAATATTATGAGATTATATATTCCCGAGAATAGCAGCAACTGGAGTTCTGTACTGGCTACAGCACAGCTTGCCAAATCTATGGGGCTTACCATTTTTGCTTCACCGTGGACAATGCCTGCGGCCTGGAAAACCAATAACCATGTCAATGCTGTTTACACTGACGCCAATGGTGTACAGCAGGTAGGATATTTAAAGCCGGAAAATTACCAGGATTATGCGCTTTATCTTAACAGCTTTGTTACCTATCTTCAGAACAACGGAGTTGATCTTGATTATATCTCCATTCAAAATGAACCGGATGAGATGGCCCAGTATCAGGGATGCATCTGGACTCCTGCACAGATCACTAATTTTATCAAAAATTACGGACAGCTTATCAATTGTAAAGTGATTGCCCCGGAAAGTGTGGGATTTACGGATAATTTTGCCAGTGCTTTGCTGGATCCTGCGGCAATGGCTAATTTTGAAGTGTATGGCGGGCATCAATATGGGCTTATGCAGTCTACCTACAAACAATTCCAGAATTACAACAAAGAAATCTGGCAGACAGAATATCTGATTAACTGGAACTCTTCATCCACACAGCCGGCAAGAGATTTCAGCTGGAATACAGATGCATTTACCTTTGCCGGCAGCGTCAACAATGCATTATTGGGTAATGTCAATGCATGGATCCATTATTCTGCCAAACGTTATTATGGCTTAATGGGTGACGGAACTTACGGAACTCCTGCGGGTGTAATGACGAAAAGAGGCTATATTCTTTCACATTATGCGAAGTACACAACAGGAAAGACGAGAATAGAAGCAAAATGGGATGACAAAACCGGAGTCTTACAAGGTTCTTCCTATATTTCCCAGGATGGTAATCAGGTGGTTCTTATGGTCATTAATCCTTCTCAGAATACGTATAGCCTGAAGGTTGACCTGCCTTTCTACACGACTTCAGGAACAAAAGTATTGACCAATACACAATCCAATATGGTCCCCACACCTATTTCTTTGAGTACGGCAACATTCCGGCCTACTGCTGATATCAGCCCTTCCAGTGTCATGACTTTTGTTTTCAATAAAAGTGGCGACAGGCCTGCTTCTCTGATGACAGGCGGGGATATTCATTATAATAAAATTGAGACACAAACGGCTACCAGTACATCTTTTGGAACAGGATTCAATATCAGCAATACAACGGTGACGTTCTCCAATCCAAGTCCTCTTATCAGTAATAATATGACTGCGGCTAACGGATATCTTCAGCTTAATGACCGGTACAATAAACTGATCCTGCATGTAAACAGCTATACAACAGCGGGACAAAGCTATTCGGACAATACGACTTTATATTACATCAACAGCCAGGGAGTAACGAAATCATATAATTACGGTAAGATTAATTTTCCGCAGGGAGGAAATTTTGATATTACCTTAGATATTTCAAGACAGGTTCTTACAGACGGTTGCAAAGGGATTTTAGGACTGAGAAATTCCAATTACAGCTCTGTGCTTACGATTAATCTGGGTGATGTTTATTTCAATGTAGGTAATGAAATTGCTTCTAAATTCGGAGGAACCTATTCCGCAAGCGACAGCTATCTGATGGATGCGCTGGAAAATGGCTACTACACTTCTGTAGACTTCAGAAATGCAGCAGGAGTTACTTCCTCCAATAACTGGCAGCCTATGAGTGCTAACTCTAACAGCATTTATTATGTGAATTCAAACGTAAATTCATCTGCCAATAATGTGATTTCAGGTACAGCTTGTTCAAATCTTGTCCTTTCCGGTCAGGGTATGGATTTTCAGGTACCATTTAACTTTACAGCCAATACAGCTTCTTACAGCCGTACATTTAATGGCTATGATGTGCTGATCCTGCCGTTCCAGGCGAATATACCGTCCGGGGTTACTGCTTATATGATGTCTCCGAATGCCAGTAATATCAGTTGTACCGCAATTACAAACGGAATCATTCCTGCAAACACTCCGGTAATCATCAATGCAACAGGGAATATTACTTTCAATGGTTCAGGAAATGTTTCCACACCCAAAGCAATTACTGTTAACCAGATGAACGGAGTTTATCAGAGCATAAAAGTTCCGGCCAATGCTTATGTGCTGAAAACAGAAAACGGGGTAACAGGCTTCTATAAAGTAACAGCCGGAAGTGAACCTGCAATAGGATCTTTCAAAGCATATCTTACTGAGGAAAATACCTATTCTGCCAACGTTCTTCCTTTAAACTTCGGATCGTTAAGCACCAGAAATATTTCTGCGGATACTAAAAAAGAGGGGGTAAAAATATATCCTAATCCGGTAAAAGCAGATCTTTTCATTGATTCTGATTTGTCAGAAGCAGCTGCCACCATTTTTGACGGAAGAGGAAGTGTCATCAGAGCCGGATTGAAAATAAATTCAGGAAAGAACCAGATTAATGTGGGAGATTTCCCGGTTGGTATTTACTTTATTGAGGTTACTCAAAAAAATAATACAATATTGAAACAAAAATTTATCAAAGAGTAA
- a CDS encoding glycoside hydrolase family 3 C-terminal domain-containing protein: MKRIVSILCATLATPLFFAQSHYKYPFRNPDLSVNERIENLLSLLTTEEKIGMMMDNSKAVPRLEIPAYGWWNEALHGVARAGTATVFPQAIGMAATWDVPEHFRTFEMISDEARAKYNRSFDEAQKTGRYEGLTFWTPNINIFRDPRWGRGQETYGEDPYLTSVLGVAAVKGLQGNDPKYFKTHACAKHFAVHSGPEWNRHSYNAEISKRDLYETYLPAFKALVQEGNVREVMCAYNAFDGQPCCANNTLLTEILRGKWKYDGMVVSDCWALADFFQKKYHGTHPDEKTTAADALKHSTDLECGDTYNNLNKSLASGLITEKDIDASMRRILKGWFELGMLDPKSSVHWNTIPYSVVDSEEHKKQALKMAQKSIVLMKNEKNILPLSRSIKKIAVVGPNADDGLMQLGNYNGTPSSIVTILDGIKTKFPNAEIIYEKGSEVTDPSSRMSLYQNFISQKNGAKGMKVEFFNNNEFKGQPANTSVNSTAISYNSFGGTQLAPNVGRENTSAIISGIFKSTYTGEVVFSASTSDIYTLFVNGKEIATRKGPDARHPSEFPVKMEKGKEYQIELRHTQKGKYVSISFEVYRKDPVNFASVREKVKNADVIVFAGGLSPSLEGEEMMVNAEGFKGGDKTSIALPKVQRDLLAELRKTGKPVVFVLCTGSALGLEQDEKNYDALLNAWYGGQSGGTAVADVLAGDYNPSGKLPITFYKNLEQLDNALSKTSKHEGFENYDMQGRTYRYMTEKPLYPFGHGLSYSKFVYGDSKLSKNTINTSENVTITIPVTNVSERDGEEVVQVYIKRNNDVQAPVKTLRAFERTPIKSKETKNIQLILSKNSFAFYDEKADDLVAKPGDYTIFYGGTSDDTGLKSIPLTVK; encoded by the coding sequence ATGAAAAGAATTGTATCAATCCTATGTGCAACCCTGGCAACCCCTTTATTTTTTGCCCAGAGCCATTATAAATATCCATTCAGAAACCCGGACCTTTCGGTTAATGAAAGAATTGAGAACCTTCTTTCTTTACTGACAACAGAAGAAAAGATAGGAATGATGATGGATAACTCCAAGGCAGTTCCCCGTTTGGAAATTCCAGCCTACGGATGGTGGAATGAAGCACTTCACGGGGTGGCACGAGCAGGTACAGCTACTGTTTTTCCCCAGGCAATCGGGATGGCAGCAACATGGGATGTTCCGGAACATTTTAGAACTTTTGAAATGATCTCTGATGAAGCACGGGCAAAATACAACAGATCTTTTGATGAGGCCCAAAAAACAGGACGGTACGAAGGATTAACCTTCTGGACCCCTAATATCAATATTTTCCGTGACCCAAGATGGGGAAGAGGCCAGGAAACCTATGGTGAAGACCCTTATCTGACCTCTGTTCTGGGCGTTGCAGCAGTAAAAGGTTTACAGGGAAACGACCCGAAATATTTTAAAACCCATGCCTGTGCCAAACATTTTGCGGTACACAGCGGACCGGAATGGAACCGTCATTCCTATAACGCAGAAATTTCTAAAAGAGATCTGTATGAGACGTATCTTCCCGCTTTCAAAGCATTGGTTCAGGAAGGAAATGTAAGAGAAGTAATGTGCGCCTACAATGCTTTTGACGGGCAGCCATGTTGTGCAAACAATACCTTACTTACTGAAATCCTCCGTGGAAAATGGAAGTATGACGGAATGGTGGTCTCAGACTGCTGGGCACTGGCCGATTTCTTTCAGAAAAAATACCACGGCACCCATCCTGACGAAAAAACAACCGCAGCAGATGCCCTGAAACATTCTACCGATCTGGAATGCGGAGATACCTATAACAATCTGAATAAATCTCTGGCAAGCGGACTGATTACCGAAAAAGATATCGATGCATCAATGCGCAGAATCCTGAAAGGCTGGTTTGAGCTGGGAATGCTTGATCCGAAATCTTCCGTTCACTGGAATACCATTCCGTATTCTGTAGTCGATTCTGAAGAACATAAAAAGCAGGCACTGAAAATGGCACAAAAATCAATCGTGCTGATGAAAAACGAAAAGAATATTCTGCCTCTCAGCAGGAGTATTAAAAAAATTGCCGTTGTAGGTCCGAATGCTGATGACGGACTGATGCAGCTGGGAAACTATAACGGAACTCCTTCTTCCATTGTAACGATTTTAGACGGAATCAAAACCAAATTCCCGAATGCTGAAATTATCTACGAAAAAGGAAGTGAAGTAACAGATCCTTCGTCCAGAATGTCACTCTATCAGAATTTCATCAGTCAGAAAAACGGCGCGAAAGGAATGAAAGTAGAGTTCTTCAATAATAATGAATTCAAGGGGCAGCCGGCCAATACTTCCGTAAATTCAACGGCCATCAGCTACAACAGCTTTGGAGGAACCCAGCTTGCTCCCAATGTAGGAAGAGAAAATACCTCAGCGATCATTTCAGGGATTTTTAAAAGTACCTATACAGGGGAGGTTGTGTTTTCTGCTTCCACTTCTGATATCTATACACTTTTCGTGAACGGAAAAGAAATCGCAACAAGAAAAGGACCTGATGCAAGACATCCTTCAGAGTTTCCTGTAAAAATGGAAAAAGGAAAAGAATACCAGATAGAACTGCGTCATACACAAAAAGGAAAATATGTAAGCATCAGCTTTGAAGTCTACAGAAAAGACCCTGTTAATTTTGCTTCGGTGAGGGAAAAGGTGAAAAATGCAGACGTCATTGTCTTTGCAGGCGGACTTTCTCCAAGTCTGGAAGGTGAAGAGATGATGGTGAATGCAGAAGGCTTCAAAGGTGGTGACAAAACTTCGATTGCCCTTCCTAAAGTACAGCGGGACCTGTTGGCGGAGCTTAGAAAAACCGGCAAACCTGTTGTTTTTGTTCTTTGTACCGGAAGTGCTCTGGGATTGGAACAGGATGAGAAAAATTATGATGCCCTGTTGAACGCCTGGTATGGCGGACAATCAGGAGGAACTGCAGTGGCAGATGTTTTGGCAGGAGATTATAACCCTTCCGGAAAATTACCCATTACCTTTTACAAAAACCTTGAGCAGCTGGACAACGCTCTTTCAAAGACAAGTAAACACGAAGGATTTGAAAATTATGATATGCAGGGGAGAACGTACCGTTATATGACGGAAAAGCCTCTTTATCCATTCGGGCATGGACTGAGCTATTCCAAATTTGTTTACGGAGATTCAAAACTGAGCAAAAATACGATCAATACCAGCGAAAATGTGACGATCACCATTCCGGTAACCAATGTTTCAGAAAGGGATGGCGAAGAAGTCGTTCAGGTCTACATCAAAAGAAATAATGATGTCCAGGCACCGGTAAAAACGTTAAGGGCTTTTGAAAGAACTCCGATTAAATCCAAAGAAACAAAAAATATTCAACTGATCCTCTCCAAAAACTCATTTGCGTTCTACGATGAAAAAGCAGATGATCTGGTTGCAAAACCCGGCGATTATACCATTTTTTATGGCGGAACTTCTGATGATACGGGGTTAAAAAGTATTCCATTAACAGTAAAATAA
- a CDS encoding alpha-L-arabinofuranosidase C-terminal domain-containing protein, with translation MTTKNKIFSIAISLSAAFFSAQNNTVRTFNLDLKETSTPIKIQPTMYGIFFEDINFAADGGLYAELIKNRSFEFDEPFTGWKQQNTKTLSPNLDSGFLTIYSDPAKTNKNYARITVLNDKNYILENEGFRGIGLHQGEQYDFSFDLENVSGNIAAVNASLVDENGKEISSVSTLIKRNGWQKYTAVFKAPKTVEKAKLRITFTGNGIVNMDMISLFPQDTWKGRKGGLRKDLVQKLYDLQPGFLRFPGGCIVEGRTLAERYQWKKTIGNIADREYLINKWSTGFPHRLTPDYGQSFGLGFYEYFQLSEDLGAEPVPILSCGMACQFNTAELVKMEDLDPYVQDALDLIEFANGDSGTKRGRIRTEMGHPKPFNLKFIGVGNEQWGADYIERYKVFEKAIHAKYPDVKIISGSGPSPDGEFFEYGWKELKQLNAQIVDEHYYNSPEWFMKNAGRYDEYDRSGPKVFAGEYAAQSVGVLKPDNKNNWLTALSEAAFMTGLERNADVVYMTSYAPLFAHADGWQWTPDLIWFNNLKSYATPNYYVQKLFSNNKGTDVLKIERNGKAVSGQEKLYATAVKDVKTHEIIIKIVNTDTQAKTVNIKPGTLKTGKNITKILLSAPQLSSENNFDAEPIKPKEEIFEAKNGEISTKIPANSLVVLKLKTD, from the coding sequence ATGACAACCAAAAATAAAATATTTTCCATCGCGATTTCCCTCAGTGCTGCTTTTTTTTCGGCTCAGAATAATACGGTCCGTACCTTTAACCTGGATCTGAAAGAAACCTCTACACCTATTAAAATACAGCCCACCATGTACGGGATTTTTTTTGAAGACATCAATTTTGCAGCAGATGGCGGATTGTATGCTGAACTGATTAAAAACCGCAGTTTTGAATTTGACGAACCATTTACAGGATGGAAACAGCAAAACACAAAAACACTTTCTCCTAACCTGGATTCCGGGTTTCTGACCATTTATTCTGACCCTGCCAAAACCAATAAAAATTACGCAAGAATTACCGTTCTGAACGATAAAAATTATATTCTTGAGAATGAAGGATTCAGGGGAATAGGCCTTCATCAGGGAGAACAATATGATTTCAGTTTTGATCTCGAGAATGTTTCAGGAAATATTGCTGCGGTAAATGCAAGTCTTGTTGATGAAAATGGGAAGGAAATTTCTTCAGTTTCCACACTTATAAAAAGAAACGGATGGCAGAAGTATACAGCAGTTTTCAAAGCACCGAAAACTGTAGAAAAAGCAAAACTGCGAATTACATTTACCGGAAACGGCATTGTGAATATGGATATGATCTCACTTTTCCCACAAGACACCTGGAAAGGCAGAAAAGGAGGTTTGCGAAAAGACCTAGTTCAGAAATTATATGATCTGCAGCCCGGATTTTTGAGATTTCCGGGAGGTTGTATCGTAGAAGGAAGAACCTTGGCAGAACGCTATCAGTGGAAAAAAACAATAGGAAATATAGCAGACCGTGAATACCTTATCAATAAATGGAGTACAGGATTTCCGCACAGGCTTACACCGGATTACGGACAGTCTTTCGGGCTGGGATTTTATGAATATTTCCAGCTTTCCGAAGACCTGGGTGCAGAACCTGTTCCTATTCTGAGCTGCGGAATGGCATGCCAGTTCAATACCGCAGAACTGGTGAAAATGGAAGACCTTGATCCCTACGTTCAGGATGCCCTTGACCTGATTGAATTTGCTAACGGAGATTCCGGAACAAAAAGGGGAAGAATCCGTACTGAAATGGGACATCCAAAGCCTTTTAATCTAAAATTTATCGGAGTTGGAAATGAGCAGTGGGGAGCAGATTATATCGAACGCTATAAAGTATTTGAAAAAGCCATTCATGCAAAATATCCTGACGTTAAGATCATCTCCGGAAGCGGACCGTCACCTGACGGCGAATTTTTCGAGTATGGATGGAAAGAATTGAAGCAGCTCAATGCACAGATTGTAGATGAACATTATTACAACTCTCCTGAATGGTTCATGAAAAATGCCGGAAGGTATGACGAATATGACCGTTCCGGACCAAAAGTTTTTGCCGGAGAATATGCAGCCCAATCTGTAGGTGTGCTAAAACCTGATAATAAAAACAACTGGCTGACGGCCCTTTCAGAAGCCGCTTTTATGACCGGTCTTGAAAGAAATGCAGATGTGGTTTATATGACTTCCTACGCACCGCTTTTTGCCCATGCTGATGGCTGGCAGTGGACGCCTGACCTTATCTGGTTCAATAATCTGAAATCTTATGCAACCCCGAATTATTATGTTCAGAAATTATTCTCCAACAATAAAGGAACGGATGTACTGAAAATAGAGAGAAACGGAAAAGCGGTATCCGGGCAGGAAAAATTATACGCTACAGCAGTTAAAGATGTCAAAACTCATGAGATTATTATTAAAATAGTCAATACTGATACTCAGGCTAAAACAGTAAATATCAAACCAGGAACTCTGAAGACAGGTAAAAATATAACCAAAATCCTTCTGTCTGCACCACAACTTTCCAGTGAAAATAATTTCGATGCTGAACCCATAAAACCTAAAGAAGAGATTTTTGAAGCCAAAAATGGTGAAATTTCAACGAAAATTCCTGCCAATTCTTTAGTTGTTTTAAAGCTAAAAACAGATTAA
- a CDS encoding ribulokinase encodes MKKYVIGLDYGTDSVRAVLIDTENGSEITSSVSYYQRWKEGKFCNPSTNSFRQHPSDHIEGLEKTISEVVRESGIPAEQIVSICIDTTGSSPLPVTNDGTALALVPGFEENPNAMMVLWKDHTAIREAEEINTLARTWGGEDYTKYEGGIYSSEWFWAKILHISRADAEVKNAAYSWMEHCDYLTFLLSDHKDLATFKRSRCAAGHKAMWHESWGGLPSEEFLNRLDPSLGTLRGRLYRETYTSDEVAGYLNEVWAAKTGLTTQTIITVGTFDAHSGAVGARVEDNTLIRIMGTSTCDIMVASQEAIGNTTVKGICGQVDGSVIPGLIGLEAGQSAFGDVLAWYKDILMWPVHQVMMHSESISEEQKIKLAEEMEDGLIRKLTLEAEKISLSDTVPVALDWVNGRRTPDADQELKAAISQLSLGTKAPHIFKALVNAICFGAKKIVDRFEEEGVKINKVIGIGGVARKSPFIMQTLANVLDMPIVVAASDQTPALGAAVYAAVSAGIYPTVQEASMKMGSAFEAEYQPKAEEVQHYRELMQQYQKLADFVEYNTKLKNNRKELQNS; translated from the coding sequence ATGAAAAAATATGTTATCGGGCTGGACTACGGTACAGATTCCGTACGGGCCGTCCTTATTGACACTGAAAACGGTTCTGAAATAACTTCTTCAGTCAGCTACTACCAGAGATGGAAGGAAGGTAAATTTTGTAATCCCTCAACCAACAGTTTCAGACAGCATCCTTCAGATCATATTGAAGGTCTGGAGAAAACCATTTCAGAAGTTGTAAGAGAAAGTGGGATACCAGCAGAGCAGATCGTTAGTATCTGCATTGATACTACAGGCTCTTCACCGTTACCAGTAACCAATGATGGAACAGCCTTGGCACTGGTTCCGGGATTTGAAGAAAACCCCAATGCCATGATGGTTTTATGGAAAGACCATACCGCCATTCGTGAAGCCGAAGAAATCAATACCCTTGCAAGAACCTGGGGTGGTGAAGATTATACAAAATATGAAGGTGGTATTTATTCTTCAGAATGGTTCTGGGCCAAAATACTGCACATCAGCAGAGCCGATGCAGAAGTAAAAAATGCTGCTTATAGCTGGATGGAACACTGTGATTATCTGACTTTCCTTTTATCAGATCATAAAGACCTGGCAACCTTTAAAAGAAGCCGTTGCGCTGCCGGACACAAAGCCATGTGGCATGAGTCATGGGGCGGTTTGCCTTCCGAAGAATTCCTCAACAGGCTAGATCCTTCTCTGGGAACGCTCAGAGGAAGATTATACAGGGAAACATATACTTCAGATGAAGTTGCCGGCTACCTGAATGAAGTATGGGCCGCAAAAACAGGTCTTACCACCCAAACCATTATTACTGTAGGAACTTTTGATGCCCATTCAGGAGCTGTAGGAGCCAGGGTGGAAGACAATACCCTGATCAGGATCATGGGAACTTCTACCTGCGATATTATGGTAGCCTCACAAGAAGCTATCGGGAATACAACGGTAAAAGGAATCTGCGGACAGGTTGATGGTTCCGTAATTCCCGGATTGATAGGACTTGAAGCAGGGCAGTCTGCCTTTGGAGATGTGCTGGCATGGTATAAAGATATTCTGATGTGGCCGGTTCATCAGGTGATGATGCATTCCGAAAGTATTTCAGAGGAGCAGAAAATAAAGCTCGCTGAAGAGATGGAGGACGGACTTATCAGAAAATTGACCCTTGAAGCAGAAAAAATTTCTCTTTCAGATACCGTTCCGGTTGCATTGGACTGGGTAAACGGAAGAAGAACACCGGATGCAGACCAGGAACTTAAGGCAGCCATCAGTCAGCTTTCTCTGGGAACAAAAGCTCCCCATATTTTCAAAGCTTTGGTGAATGCCATTTGTTTCGGAGCTAAAAAGATCGTAGACCGTTTTGAAGAGGAAGGTGTGAAAATCAATAAAGTGATCGGAATCGGGGGAGTCGCAAGGAAATCACCATTTATCATGCAGACCCTCGCTAATGTTCTGGATATGCCGATTGTTGTTGCCGCTTCAGACCAGACTCCTGCTTTGGGAGCTGCTGTTTATGCGGCCGTGTCAGCAGGAATTTATCCTACCGTTCAGGAAGCAAGCATGAAAATGGGCTCCGCATTTGAAGCGGAATACCAGCCGAAAGCGGAAGAAGTACAGCACTACAGAGAATTAATGCAGCAATACCAGAAGCTCGCTGATTTTGTAGAATACAATACCAAACTGAAAAACAACAGGAAAGAACTTCAGAACTCCTGA
- a CDS encoding L-ribulose-5-phosphate 4-epimerase: protein MNTYKELQRECYEANMQLDALKLVVYTFGNVSAVDRDKGIFAIKPSGVPYDILKPEDMVILDFDANVIEGRLRPSSDTKTHAYLYKNWENIGGISHTHAIYSVAWAQAQMDIPVFGTTHADHLTTDIPCAPPMRDELIEGNYEYNTGIQILECFKEKQLSPEEVEMVLIGNHGPFTWGKNAEKAVYNSKVLETIAEMAYLTRQINPDAERLKDSLIKKHYERKHGKNAYYGQEFKH, encoded by the coding sequence ATGAATACCTATAAAGAACTCCAAAGAGAATGTTATGAAGCGAATATGCAGCTGGATGCCCTGAAGCTGGTGGTCTATACTTTCGGAAATGTAAGTGCTGTAGATCGTGATAAAGGCATTTTTGCCATTAAACCAAGCGGTGTTCCCTATGACATTTTAAAGCCGGAAGATATGGTGATTCTGGATTTTGACGCCAATGTCATTGAAGGCAGACTCAGACCTTCTTCCGATACCAAGACCCATGCTTATCTGTATAAAAACTGGGAAAACATCGGTGGAATTTCCCACACTCATGCGATCTATTCCGTGGCGTGGGCACAGGCACAAATGGATATTCCTGTTTTCGGGACCACCCATGCAGACCATTTAACAACAGATATTCCCTGCGCTCCACCTATGCGGGATGAACTGATTGAAGGAAACTATGAATACAATACAGGAATACAGATTCTGGAATGCTTTAAAGAAAAACAGCTCTCTCCGGAAGAAGTAGAAATGGTTCTGATCGGGAATCACGGTCCGTTTACCTGGGGTAAAAATGCAGAGAAGGCTGTTTACAACAGCAAAGTGCTGGAAACCATTGCGGAAATGGCTTATCTCACCAGACAGATCAATCCTGATGCGGAACGTCTGAAAGACTCACTTATCAAAAAGCATTATGAACGTAAGCATGGCAAGAACGCCTACTACGGACAGGAATTTAAACACTAA